AGTACGTGCAGGAGGGCGACATGGCCCAGAGCATCTACATCACGCAGTCGTGGCAGACCACGAGCGGGTTCCTCGGCCTGTTCGAGCAGTCGAGCCCCTACGCGTACTGGAACGACGACACCTACACCGAGCTGCTGGACACCGCGCGGTTCGCCGAGACCGCCGAGGAGCAGGACGCCGCCTACGCCGAGACGCTCGCCCACTTCCGCGAGCAGGCTCCCGTGCTCTTCCTCTTCCCCCAGCCGGCGATCTACGGGCACGACGCCGCGCTGGAGTGGACGCCGTCGGCGGACGGCTGGATCCTCCCGTATGACATGGCCTTCACCGGATGACGACGGCTCGCCCGGATGCCGCGGCCGTCCCCGTCACGGGGGCGGCCGCGGCATGATCTCGTATCTCGCCTGGCGCGTCTCGGCGGGCGTGCTCGTCGTGCTCGCCGTGACGACGACGTGCTTCGTCGCGCTGCACCTCTCGGGCGACCCCGTGCTCATGCTCGTGCCCGCGGGGGCGCCGCCGGAGGTCATCGAGAACACCCGGCGTGCGCTCGGCTTCGACCGGCCGTTCCTCGTGCAGTTCGGGACGTTCGTCGCGCAGGCCTTCACGGGCCGCTTCCCCGACAGCATCGTCACGGGCGGGCCCGCGCTCGAGCTCGTGCTGTCGCGCGTGCCCGCGACGGTCGACCTCGCGATCGCGGCGACGGTGCTCGGCCTCGTCGTCGGCCTGCTGCTCGGCTACCTGGCGGGCAGCGTCCGCAACCCCGTCGTGCGCGGCGCCGCGACGGCGGTGACGTCGCTCCTCCAGGCGACGCCGAGCTTCTTCATCGCCGTCGTCGCGGTGCTCGTCGTCGCCGTGAACCTGCGCCTGCTCCCGACGGGCGGGGCGGGCACCCCGGCTCAGCTCATCCTGCCGAGCACCGTGCTCGCCCTGTCGATCGCGCCGAGCATCGCCCGGGTGTTCCGCGGCACGCTCGTGGAGGTGCGACGGGAGGACTACGTCTTCGCACTGCGCACGCGCGGCGTGCGGGAGTCCCGCGTGCTCGCGCGCCACATCCTGCCGAACTCGGCGCTGCCGCTCGTCACCGTGCTCGGGATGGAGTTCGGCTCGCTCCTCGGCGGCACCGTCATCGTGGAGCAGATCTTCTCGTGGCCCGGCGTCGGCCGGCTCATCGTCGACTCGATCTTCCAGCGGGACTTCCCCGTCGTGCTCGCGGGCGTGGTGTTCCTCAGCGCGGCGCTCGCCGTGCTCAACATCGTCGTGGACCTCGTCTACGTCGCGATCGACCCGCGCGTCCGGCTTTCGGGAGGGGCGCGATGAGGCGCCTGCGCTCCCGGGTCGCCGCGACGGACGCCGGCCTCGTCGTCGGCGTCGTGGCGACCGCGGTCGTGCTCCTCGCCACGATGGTCGGGCCCCTCCTCCTGCCCTTCGACCCGCTGCAGCAGGATCTGTCGAGGACCCTCCTGCCTCCCG
This window of the Microbacterium sp. AB genome carries:
- a CDS encoding ABC transporter permease, which gives rise to MISYLAWRVSAGVLVVLAVTTTCFVALHLSGDPVLMLVPAGAPPEVIENTRRALGFDRPFLVQFGTFVAQAFTGRFPDSIVTGGPALELVLSRVPATVDLAIAATVLGLVVGLLLGYLAGSVRNPVVRGAATAVTSLLQATPSFFIAVVAVLVVAVNLRLLPTGGAGTPAQLILPSTVLALSIAPSIARVFRGTLVEVRREDYVFALRTRGVRESRVLARHILPNSALPLVTVLGMEFGSLLGGTVIVEQIFSWPGVGRLIVDSIFQRDFPVVLAGVVFLSAALAVLNIVVDLVYVAIDPRVRLSGGAR